The proteins below come from a single Desulfovibrio litoralis DSM 11393 genomic window:
- the ftsA gene encoding cell division protein FtsA: MARSDLIVGLDIGTTKICAVVGETTPDGVDIVGIGTSPSTGLRKGVVVNIEQTVQSIQKALEEAELMAGCEIRTVYAGIAGSHIKGFNSHGVIAVKGGEVTQKDMERAMDAARAIAIPLDREVIHTLPQEFIVDDQRGIADPLNMSGVRLEVKVHIVTGAVTSVQNILRSCHRSGLDVGDIVLEALASSKAVLNNEERELGVALVDLGGGTTDIAIFANDSIKYTGVLALGGQNLTNDIAFGLRTPMQSAESIKVKYGCAMVDLVHSDELIEVPSVGGREPRRLSRTLLAEICEPRMEEILSLVDQELVRSGFKSHIGAGVVLTGGTALIDGCQELGEQIFNLPTRIGYPRDVGGLKDVVNSPKYATAVGLLRFGAEKEGFDQKFRIRDGNGFNKVLSRMKKWFSDIS; this comes from the coding sequence ATGGCTAGGTCAGATTTAATAGTAGGGCTTGATATAGGCACAACAAAAATTTGTGCTGTTGTCGGTGAAACCACCCCTGATGGAGTGGATATTGTCGGCATAGGCACCAGTCCTTCGACCGGCTTAAGAAAAGGTGTTGTTGTTAATATAGAACAAACCGTTCAGTCCATTCAAAAAGCCTTGGAAGAAGCAGAGCTTATGGCGGGTTGCGAAATTCGCACTGTTTATGCCGGAATAGCAGGTAGTCATATTAAAGGCTTTAATAGCCACGGCGTTATTGCGGTTAAAGGCGGAGAAGTAACTCAAAAAGATATGGAAAGAGCAATGGACGCTGCTCGTGCAATTGCCATTCCGCTTGATCGTGAAGTTATTCATACCTTACCACAAGAATTTATTGTTGATGATCAACGAGGCATTGCAGACCCTTTAAATATGTCCGGGGTAAGACTTGAAGTTAAAGTGCATATAGTTACCGGTGCGGTAACTAGCGTTCAAAATATTTTAAGATCATGCCATCGCAGCGGTCTTGATGTGGGTGATATTGTGCTTGAGGCGTTAGCGTCTTCTAAAGCAGTTTTAAACAATGAAGAACGTGAGCTTGGGGTTGCTCTTGTTGATTTGGGTGGTGGAACTACCGATATTGCGATTTTTGCAAATGATTCGATAAAATACACCGGTGTGCTTGCTTTGGGTGGACAAAACTTAACTAATGACATAGCGTTTGGTCTTAGAACACCTATGCAATCAGCAGAAAGTATTAAGGTTAAATATGGTTGTGCCATGGTTGATCTTGTACATAGCGATGAGCTTATCGAAGTTCCAAGCGTTGGTGGGCGTGAGCCAAGACGATTGTCTCGTACTCTTTTGGCGGAAATTTGTGAACCAAGAATGGAAGAAATTTTATCTTTGGTGGATCAAGAGCTTGTACGCTCTGGTTTTAAAAGTCATATTGGTGCCGGTGTTGTTTTAACCGGTGGAACAGCTTTAATTGATGGTTGTCAGGAACTTGGAGAACAAATTTTTAACCTTCCTACTCGTATCGGCTACCCGCGTGATGTTGGTGGTTTGAAAGATGTAGTAAATAGTCCTAAATATGCTACTGCGGTTGGTCTTTTACGGTTTGGAGCCGAAAAAGAAGGGTTTGATCAAAAATTTCGTATTCGAGACGGAAACGGTTTTAATAAGGTTTTATCTCGAATGAAAAAATGGTTTTCAGATATTTCATAA
- the mraY gene encoding phospho-N-acetylmuramoyl-pentapeptide-transferase has translation MLYHFLYPLASEFSVFNVFRYITFRSVWALLTALVLTILIGPWFIRFLQRLKFGQYILEDVNLHSKKAGTPTMGGLLIAFSLVTSVLLWADLTNIYIWLSLLAFLGFACVGLIDDGLKIWRKNNRGLNSRNKLLGQILVATTVMFILVQHPAYSTVLSVPVFKNVAPDLGWLYLVFAICVMVGASNGVNLTDGLDGLAIGPAIVTGICFAIFIYVAGNSQLAKYLQIPGVPGVGEVTVFCGALVGASLGFLWFNAYPAQVFMGDVGSLSLGGTLGFLAVLAKQELILIIVGGIFVAEAVSVILQVGYFKVSGGKRIFRMAPLHHHFELKGIPESKIIIRFWIVSVILGLAALSILKLR, from the coding sequence ATGTTATATCATTTTCTTTATCCTCTAGCTTCCGAATTTTCTGTTTTTAACGTTTTTCGTTATATTACTTTTCGCTCTGTTTGGGCGTTATTAACGGCTTTGGTTTTAACTATTTTGATTGGACCTTGGTTTATTCGTTTTTTACAACGTCTTAAATTTGGACAATACATTCTTGAAGACGTTAACCTGCATAGCAAAAAAGCAGGCACGCCGACTATGGGCGGTCTTTTGATTGCTTTTTCGTTGGTTACAAGTGTTTTATTGTGGGCTGATTTAACAAATATTTATATTTGGTTATCTTTACTTGCTTTTTTAGGTTTTGCTTGTGTTGGTTTAATTGACGACGGTCTTAAGATTTGGCGTAAAAATAACCGAGGCTTAAATTCCCGAAATAAATTGTTGGGGCAGATTTTAGTCGCAACGACCGTGATGTTTATCCTTGTGCAACACCCTGCGTATTCAACGGTTTTATCTGTACCTGTTTTTAAAAATGTTGCCCCTGATTTAGGGTGGCTTTATTTAGTGTTTGCTATTTGCGTTATGGTGGGAGCTTCAAACGGAGTTAACTTAACTGATGGTCTTGACGGACTTGCAATCGGGCCGGCAATTGTTACGGGAATTTGTTTTGCTATTTTTATTTATGTTGCCGGTAATAGCCAACTTGCGAAGTATTTACAAATCCCCGGTGTTCCGGGTGTTGGTGAGGTTACTGTTTTTTGTGGGGCTTTAGTCGGGGCTTCACTCGGATTTTTATGGTTTAACGCTTATCCGGCACAAGTTTTTATGGGTGATGTGGGTTCTTTATCTTTGGGCGGAACTTTAGGATTTTTAGCAGTTTTGGCAAAACAAGAATTAATTTTGATAATTGTTGGTGGTATTTTTGTGGCGGAAGCCGTTTCGGTTATTTTACAGGTTGGATATTTTAAGGTGAGCGGTGGAAAAAGAATTTTTAGAATGGCACCATTACACCACCATTTTGAACTTAAAGGTATTCCTGAGTCAAAAATTATTATTCGTTTTTGGATTGTTTCGGTTATTTTGGGCTTAGCCGCACTTTCGATTTTAAAATTACGTTAA
- a CDS encoding cell division protein FtsQ/DivIB — translation MTRKNKSKIDSKKIFSRGGNTRVVKYTNNRESFVNFSSVKNSFGSLFRIGTFFSISLLLLIILSFGLIFSYNYITSCRYFSIKEIIISGNLRLDSREILETCRISNGGNLLAINLDETKGLLTKNPWVKEASVQRILPDTLSIKVEEKKPAFWIEDQSVLYYADINGNKIAPVSKEQFTSFPTLVIEPGAEVLKNKLPDIVHSLANASLPINMSEVSWIRLSLGNGVELALESIDLKISIYYDNWAENLNNLALALRDMAARGELKNIYDIRSQSNNVWATKK, via the coding sequence ATGACCAGAAAAAATAAATCAAAAATCGACTCAAAAAAAATTTTTTCTCGCGGGGGAAACACTCGCGTAGTAAAATATACAAACAATAGAGAAAGTTTTGTTAATTTTTCTTCGGTGAAAAATTCTTTTGGGTCTTTGTTTCGCATCGGCACTTTTTTTTCTATTAGCTTGTTATTATTAATCATACTTAGTTTTGGCTTGATTTTTTCTTATAATTATATTACTTCTTGTAGATATTTTTCAATTAAAGAAATAATTATTTCAGGAAATTTACGTTTAGACTCTAGAGAAATTCTAGAAACATGCCGAATAAGTAATGGAGGGAACTTGTTAGCAATAAATCTTGATGAAACAAAAGGTTTGTTGACTAAAAATCCTTGGGTTAAAGAGGCTTCTGTTCAACGGATTTTGCCAGATACTTTATCAATCAAAGTAGAAGAAAAAAAACCCGCTTTTTGGATAGAAGATCAGAGCGTTTTATATTACGCCGATATAAACGGTAATAAAATCGCTCCGGTTTCCAAAGAACAGTTTACGTCTTTTCCTACCTTGGTTATCGAACCTGGGGCGGAAGTTTTAAAAAACAAATTGCCTGATATTGTTCATTCTTTAGCAAATGCTTCATTGCCGATTAATATGTCGGAAGTATCTTGGATACGTCTTAGTCTTGGAAACGGTGTTGAGTTGGCTTTAGAAAGTATAGATCTTAAAATTAGTATTTATTACGACAACTGGGCTGAAAATCTTAATAATTTGGCACTGGCATTAAGAGATATGGCTGCTAGGGGTGAGTTGAAAAATATTTATGATATTAGGTCTCAAAGCAATAACGTTTGGGCAACAAAAAAATAG
- the murD gene encoding UDP-N-acetylmuramoyl-L-alanine--D-glutamate ligase — protein sequence MNGLNDKLIKNKLFEKGDLILVVGAGVSGEAAALLAAKLGGKVRVLEQKSTAITDKFSALAKEFGIEIQVGEHKPEHFENAVLAVLSPGIHPEKIENFLKGKSKSQKDIPLMAELEFASLFTDTPMIAITGTSGKTTTASLMAAMLKEADKKVFLGGNIGTPLSEYILSEKEADVLVLEVSSFQLMTCQTFHPQVGILLNLGLNHLDWHNDMQEYQDAKFKLFSKQNANDLALINTELKQETAQYNLQAQVKFVDSKTLQPRFKKTNLLGEHNRLNEEFAFWAVEFFGVSEACAALAVEKFQALENRLEPVIEKDGVLYVNDSKSTTAASLGVALETFANLSVKRPVILLAGGKFKGGDLKGLSTLIKQTVKNVILFGDSRKVFEEAWSDLTDISWFPDMEIAFKKVKEVAQSGDVVLLSPATASYDLYKDYTKRGEHFRLLAKGI from the coding sequence ATGAACGGGCTTAACGACAAACTAATAAAAAATAAACTCTTTGAAAAAGGCGACTTGATACTGGTTGTTGGTGCCGGTGTTTCCGGTGAGGCGGCGGCATTATTGGCGGCTAAACTTGGTGGAAAAGTCAGAGTTTTGGAACAAAAATCTACTGCGATTACTGATAAGTTTTCTGCTTTGGCTAAAGAGTTTGGGATAGAGATTCAAGTTGGCGAACATAAACCCGAACATTTTGAAAACGCTGTTCTAGCTGTTTTAAGCCCCGGTATTCACCCTGAAAAAATAGAAAACTTTCTTAAGGGAAAAAGTAAGAGCCAAAAAGATATTCCTTTGATGGCAGAATTGGAATTTGCCTCTTTGTTTACTGATACACCGATGATTGCAATTACCGGTACGAGCGGAAAAACAACAACGGCAAGTTTAATGGCAGCCATGCTTAAAGAAGCCGATAAAAAAGTTTTTTTGGGCGGAAATATCGGAACGCCTTTGTCTGAATATATTTTATCCGAAAAAGAGGCTGATGTTTTGGTTTTGGAAGTTAGCAGTTTTCAGCTTATGACTTGTCAAACCTTTCACCCTCAAGTGGGAATTTTGTTGAACCTTGGTTTAAATCATCTGGATTGGCATAACGATATGCAAGAATATCAAGACGCTAAGTTTAAACTTTTTTCCAAGCAAAATGCAAATGATTTGGCTTTAATTAACACAGAATTAAAACAAGAAACAGCCCAATATAATTTACAAGCTCAAGTTAAATTTGTTGATTCGAAAACGCTTCAACCTCGTTTTAAAAAGACTAACTTGTTGGGTGAACATAATCGTTTAAATGAAGAATTTGCTTTTTGGGCAGTAGAATTTTTTGGAGTAAGCGAGGCGTGTGCCGCTCTTGCTGTTGAAAAATTTCAAGCCTTGGAAAACAGACTAGAGCCGGTGATTGAAAAAGACGGCGTACTTTATGTGAATGATAGTAAAAGTACAACTGCTGCCTCTTTAGGGGTTGCTTTGGAGACCTTTGCCAACTTATCGGTTAAACGCCCGGTTATTTTATTGGCAGGTGGAAAATTTAAAGGTGGCGATTTAAAGGGTTTATCGACTCTCATCAAACAAACCGTTAAAAACGTTATTTTGTTTGGAGACAGTCGAAAAGTTTTTGAAGAAGCATGGTCGGATCTTACTGATATTTCATGGTTTCCTGATATGGAAATCGCTTTTAAGAAAGTAAAAGAAGTGGCTCAGAGCGGAGACGTTGTTTTATTGTCTCCGGCAACGGCAAGTTATGATTTATATAAAGATTATACCAAACGTGGTGAACATTTTCGCCTTTTGGCAAAGGGAATATAA
- the ftsW gene encoding putative lipid II flippase FtsW: protein MSMFQNTFGASSSFSDSSHFVGVNSKAVSAWRSDYYLLGVALTLLGIGLMMVFSASGIRAELVYSNKYYFFERQALFALVSLIFMIIAWRMPRSILHGVHYFGLFISLVLLLLTLSPFGDEANGAQRWIGIGNFKVQPMEFVKIAMVFYLAYFLGSKQDIIKTFSRGIIPPFAITGLFCGLLLLQPDFGGAAVLAMLLFFMCLAGGTRFIYLFFSAMLALGGAAMLIVNSPYRARRLMSFVDPFKDASDSGYHVVQSLYALALGGWTGQGIGAGKQKLFYLPEAHNDFIVAVLGEEMGFVGICVVFLLLAIFFWRGLKIAVAQKDVRDKLAAFGLTLIVSISAVLNMAVIMSLVPPKGVPMPFLSYGGSSLLSTMLCVGFLLNYSRTARDES from the coding sequence ATGTCAATGTTTCAAAATACTTTTGGTGCTTCGTCTTCATTTTCTGATTCCTCACATTTTGTTGGAGTTAACAGTAAAGCAGTTTCGGCTTGGCGTTCTGATTATTACTTACTTGGAGTCGCTTTAACTTTACTCGGAATTGGCTTGATGATGGTTTTTTCTGCGAGTGGTATTCGAGCCGAATTGGTTTATTCCAATAAATATTATTTTTTTGAACGTCAGGCATTATTCGCCTTGGTGAGTCTTATCTTTATGATCATTGCTTGGCGTATGCCTCGCAGTATTTTGCATGGAGTACACTATTTTGGCTTGTTTATTTCTTTAGTATTGTTGCTATTAACGTTATCTCCATTTGGAGACGAGGCAAATGGTGCTCAACGTTGGATAGGCATAGGTAATTTTAAAGTTCAACCTATGGAATTTGTTAAAATTGCCATGGTGTTTTATTTAGCTTATTTTTTAGGTAGTAAACAAGATATTATCAAAACTTTTAGCCGTGGAATTATTCCTCCTTTTGCTATTACCGGATTGTTTTGCGGCTTGTTGTTATTACAACCTGACTTCGGTGGTGCGGCGGTTTTGGCAATGTTATTGTTTTTTATGTGTTTAGCCGGCGGAACTCGCTTTATTTATTTATTTTTCTCGGCGATGCTTGCATTGGGCGGAGCGGCGATGTTGATTGTGAACTCGCCTTATAGAGCCAGACGTCTAATGTCTTTTGTTGACCCTTTTAAAGATGCCTCTGATTCGGGTTATCACGTAGTACAATCTCTTTATGCACTAGCTCTTGGCGGTTGGACGGGGCAAGGGATAGGAGCGGGTAAACAAAAATTATTTTATCTTCCTGAAGCTCATAACGACTTTATTGTTGCGGTATTAGGCGAAGAAATGGGTTTTGTAGGTATTTGTGTCGTATTTTTGTTGTTGGCAATATTTTTTTGGCGTGGTTTAAAGATTGCTGTTGCTCAAAAAGATGTGAGAGATAAGTTAGCGGCTTTTGGCTTAACTTTGATTGTTTCTATTTCCGCAGTTTTAAATATGGCTGTTATTATGAGTCTTGTACCGCCTAAAGGTGTTCCCATGCCGTTTTTAAGTTATGGTGGAAGTAGTTTGTTGTCTACAATGTTATGTGTAGGTTTTTTATTAAATTATTCTCGTACGGCACGAGACGAAAGTTAA
- a CDS encoding UDP-N-acetylmuramoyl-tripeptide--D-alanyl-D-alanine ligase produces MKLTLLEMTKALGLDLNNLPAPNKEAWNLVPSSVISDSNEVKQGSLFVCVKGTRVDGHDFAEDAVDQGACAILASYNPFGPVPPVPVILYSDVILALGKIARRHREDMKGKVIALTGTAGKTTVKEVLAHILSQVAFCEKSPKNKNNQLGLPLSMLSSSENAKFWIMELGISQAHDMDELGQIINPDYAVIVNVGAGHLEGLGKLGVAYHKTRLLKYLSDLGEGVVCADYTDLQEEALKIGKPILFFSSKNKKYDCFASYVGPAADVKMQEGGIRKGVYSVYVFGEQFDVITPFRGSFGAENVAVIVATAKRLGLTNNEIKKGFMTAVLPDSRFFCKELCDNIIIDDSYNANPLSMNRMLSTVAELAEESKSEVYLMLGEMRELGEEAPGAHASLGVEVATIGPKAIFWKGAYGDVILNSLRTSGWKGFFKVVNNSEDFLSALPELGILSCTQSKNNLKGKHAVFLIKGSRGNKLEEISKALTEYLQA; encoded by the coding sequence ATGAAACTTACTCTTTTGGAAATGACCAAAGCTTTGGGTTTGGATCTAAATAACTTACCTGCTCCGAATAAAGAAGCTTGGAATCTTGTGCCTAGTTCTGTTATAAGTGATAGTAATGAGGTAAAACAGGGTTCTTTGTTTGTTTGTGTAAAAGGTACCAGAGTTGATGGGCATGATTTTGCCGAAGATGCCGTAGATCAAGGAGCTTGTGCGATTTTGGCGTCTTATAATCCCTTTGGACCTGTTCCGCCTGTACCTGTTATTTTATATTCAGATGTGATTTTGGCACTCGGAAAAATTGCCCGCAGACATCGTGAGGATATGAAAGGAAAAGTTATTGCTCTAACGGGAACAGCCGGAAAAACCACAGTAAAAGAAGTTTTGGCTCATATTCTTTCTCAAGTTGCTTTTTGTGAAAAAAGTCCAAAAAATAAAAATAATCAGCTTGGCTTACCTTTGTCGATGTTGTCATCCTCGGAAAACGCAAAGTTTTGGATCATGGAACTTGGAATAAGTCAGGCTCATGATATGGACGAACTTGGTCAAATTATCAATCCTGATTATGCAGTTATTGTCAATGTTGGTGCCGGACATTTGGAAGGGCTTGGTAAACTTGGCGTAGCTTATCATAAAACTCGTTTATTAAAATATTTATCGGATTTAGGGGAAGGCGTTGTTTGTGCCGATTATACCGATTTACAAGAAGAGGCGTTAAAAATTGGTAAACCGATTTTATTTTTCAGTAGTAAAAATAAAAAGTATGATTGTTTTGCTAGTTATGTCGGGCCGGCTGCTGATGTAAAAATGCAAGAAGGCGGAATCAGAAAAGGTGTTTATAGTGTTTACGTTTTTGGTGAACAATTTGATGTAATTACACCATTCAGAGGTTCTTTTGGAGCAGAAAATGTTGCGGTTATTGTAGCAACAGCGAAACGTCTTGGTTTAACTAATAATGAAATTAAAAAAGGTTTTATGACGGCGGTTTTGCCGGATAGTCGTTTTTTTTGTAAAGAACTTTGCGACAATATCATTATTGACGACAGCTATAATGCGAATCCCTTATCCATGAACCGTATGCTTTCAACGGTTGCAGAGTTGGCCGAAGAATCAAAATCCGAGGTTTATTTAATGCTTGGCGAAATGCGAGAACTTGGAGAAGAAGCTCCCGGAGCTCATGCCTCTCTTGGTGTTGAAGTTGCGACTATCGGACCTAAAGCGATTTTTTGGAAGGGAGCTTATGGCGATGTTATTTTAAACTCTTTGCGAACTTCAGGTTGGAAAGGATTTTTTAAAGTTGTCAATAACTCCGAAGATTTTTTATCTGCCTTACCTGAACTTGGAATTTTATCATGTACTCAAAGCAAAAATAATTTGAAAGGTAAGCATGCCGTGTTTTTGATTAAAGGTTCTAGAGGTAATAAACTTGAAGAAATTTCAAAAGCCCTAACTGAATATCTCCAAGCGTAG
- the murB gene encoding UDP-N-acetylmuramate dehydrogenase, translating to MSKLTSLKLGGRAIAELVLTDENDVFLLPDLVKKFGVEVKAIGRGTNILCRDSKQLLPFVLLRSNFNTVPFILKNNESEQGDNIAFVKVSASCKLPVLLSFFARNNLSGLEGLAGVPGNVGGAVAMNAGSYGDEIAKCLHSVMIFSFERGLEVLEKADFECSYRSFKIKQNINKQFFMILNAVFKMNISDKNSITAKMQECLLKKHQTQPVKANSAGCLFKNPVLNSAGKLLDEAGFRGKELGGMAFSELHANFLINKGEGTSEQAFELIGLAKDEIKKRYNIELETEVKIFP from the coding sequence ATGTCAAAACTGACCAGTTTAAAACTCGGCGGTCGAGCTATCGCCGAACTTGTTTTAACTGATGAGAATGACGTTTTTTTGTTGCCTGATTTAGTTAAAAAGTTTGGCGTGGAAGTTAAAGCAATCGGACGCGGTACCAATATTTTATGTAGAGATTCAAAACAGCTTTTACCCTTTGTTCTGTTAAGGTCTAACTTTAATACTGTTCCGTTTATTTTAAAAAACAACGAAAGTGAACAAGGGGACAATATAGCTTTTGTTAAAGTCTCTGCTTCGTGTAAGCTTCCGGTCTTATTAAGTTTTTTTGCTAGAAACAACTTGAGTGGGCTTGAGGGATTAGCCGGAGTTCCGGGGAATGTTGGCGGAGCTGTGGCGATGAATGCCGGTTCGTACGGCGATGAAATTGCCAAATGTTTACATAGTGTAATGATATTCAGCTTTGAAAGAGGCTTGGAAGTTTTGGAAAAGGCTGATTTTGAGTGTTCTTATAGAAGTTTTAAAATCAAGCAAAATATTAATAAACAATTTTTTATGATTTTAAATGCTGTTTTTAAAATGAATATTTCAGATAAAAACAGTATAACCGCTAAGATGCAAGAATGTCTTTTGAAAAAACATCAAACCCAACCAGTAAAAGCGAATAGTGCCGGTTGTCTTTTTAAAAACCCTGTTTTAAATAGTGCCGGAAAATTGCTTGATGAAGCCGGTTTTAGAGGAAAAGAGCTTGGCGGAATGGCGTTTTCCGAATTACATGCAAACTTTTTGATTAATAAAGGAGAAGGAACAAGCGAACAGGCTTTTGAGCTTATTGGCTTAGCCAAAGATGAAATTAAAAAAAGATACAATATTGAACTTGAGACAGAGGTCAAAATTTTTCCATGA
- the murC gene encoding UDP-N-acetylmuramate--L-alanine ligase — protein sequence MQSKLKRIHMVGIGGSGMSGIAEVLLNLGYQVSGSDLSDSPVVQRLRSLGAIIHQGHRAENVGDAQVLVKSTAVQKDNPEVEQARINAIPIIPRAEMLAELMRLRTGVAIAGTHGKTTTTSLTAAIFDASCTDATVIIGGRLNTYGANARLGTGKYLIAEADESDGSFLCLFSIMNVITNIDCDHLDFYKNQEEIDAAFIDFMNKVPFYGVNVVCGDDVGVQRILPFIKRPIITYGFAQDNDIRAEIKSCSSKSIFTVYVKGKSLGEFTLTQPGKHNVLNALAAIGIALEAGLSVEACKEGLSRFSGVGRRFELKGEAKGVLVVDDYGHHPAEIAATLETARQCYPDKRLVVAFQPHRFTRTQALFGAFCTCFNKVDKLLLTEIYPASEVPIPGVSGQSLAHGIQQVSKVDVEYYQNFDEIVTALPQILQEGDLFITMGAGSIYTVGQRFLADAETK from the coding sequence ATGCAAAGTAAATTAAAACGCATACATATGGTAGGTATTGGAGGTTCGGGGATGAGCGGTATAGCCGAGGTTTTGTTAAATCTTGGTTATCAAGTGAGCGGTTCTGATTTAAGCGATTCTCCCGTTGTGCAACGTTTGCGTAGCCTTGGAGCAATCATACATCAAGGACACAGAGCGGAAAACGTTGGCGATGCACAAGTTTTAGTAAAATCAACGGCAGTACAAAAAGACAACCCTGAAGTTGAGCAAGCCAGAATAAACGCCATACCTATTATTCCAAGAGCCGAAATGCTTGCGGAATTGATGCGTTTAAGAACAGGAGTCGCTATAGCCGGAACACACGGAAAAACGACAACCACATCACTTACTGCGGCAATTTTTGATGCGTCTTGTACCGATGCAACCGTTATAATAGGCGGACGTTTAAATACTTATGGTGCAAACGCCAGACTTGGAACTGGTAAATATTTAATCGCCGAAGCTGATGAATCAGATGGTTCTTTTTTATGCTTGTTCTCTATTATGAACGTAATTACCAATATTGACTGTGATCATTTGGATTTTTATAAGAACCAAGAAGAAATTGATGCGGCTTTTATTGACTTTATGAATAAAGTACCTTTTTACGGGGTTAATGTTGTTTGTGGTGATGATGTTGGCGTACAAAGAATTTTGCCTTTTATTAAACGCCCGATTATTACTTACGGTTTTGCTCAAGACAATGATATAAGAGCAGAAATTAAATCATGTAGCAGTAAGAGCATTTTTACCGTTTATGTGAAAGGTAAGTCGCTTGGAGAGTTTACCTTGACTCAACCCGGAAAACATAATGTTTTAAATGCACTGGCGGCAATTGGAATAGCTTTGGAGGCCGGTTTGTCCGTTGAAGCCTGTAAGGAAGGGTTATCTCGTTTCTCAGGGGTTGGGCGACGCTTTGAACTTAAAGGCGAGGCAAAGGGCGTACTTGTTGTTGACGATTATGGTCATCATCCGGCTGAAATCGCCGCAACTTTGGAGACGGCAAGACAATGTTATCCTGATAAACGCTTGGTGGTTGCCTTTCAGCCCCACCGCTTTACTCGCACTCAAGCCTTGTTTGGTGCTTTTTGTACTTGTTTTAATAAGGTGGATAAACTTTTGTTAACAGAAATTTATCCCGCTTCTGAGGTTCCTATTCCGGGCGTTTCCGGTCAAAGCTTGGCTCATGGTATTCAGCAAGTCAGCAAGGTGGACGTTGAATATTATCAAAATTTTGATGAAATTGTCACAGCTTTGCCTCAGATACTTCAAGAAGGCGATTTGTTTATAACCATGGGTGCAGGTAGTATTTATACGGTAGGACAACGCTTTTTGGCAGATGCTGAAACAAAATAA
- the murG gene encoding undecaprenyldiphospho-muramoylpentapeptide beta-N-acetylglucosaminyltransferase → MNNPQSKSIILTSGGTGGHIFPALAVAEELKKSNPDIRIVFVGGLYGPEANLVSKAGFEFIGLPVKGVLGRGLSGVKALFALFFQSLAFKKELKKINPSVIAGFGGYASIPSLLAGVFSGVPVIIHEQNSVPGLSNRLMSRLAKRVCLSLPQAKVYFNEKKCVVTGNPVRSDISGLFHIDRSNPQRRLLVLGGSQGARAINLALVKALPDLIATEVKIVHQAGASGLEETKQACLKLGLPLSELEESGKYHLTAFIDNMGSYYENSDLVLSRAGATSIAELCAAALPSVLVPFPFATHDHQTANAKALSDNNAAILLTQKELEANDFDLAKFVCVLLNNPARLAVMSDSVRLCAKPDAARILVDELLKLA, encoded by the coding sequence ATGAACAATCCACAGTCTAAAAGTATAATTTTAACCAGCGGTGGAACCGGCGGACATATATTTCCTGCTTTGGCTGTGGCTGAAGAGTTAAAAAAAAGTAATCCTGATATACGCATTGTGTTTGTTGGCGGTCTTTATGGACCGGAGGCAAATTTAGTAAGTAAGGCGGGCTTTGAGTTTATTGGCTTGCCCGTTAAGGGCGTTTTAGGGCGAGGATTATCAGGGGTTAAGGCTCTATTTGCTTTATTTTTTCAATCACTGGCTTTTAAAAAAGAATTGAAAAAAATTAATCCCTCTGTTATTGCCGGGTTTGGCGGATATGCGTCTATTCCTTCTTTGCTTGCCGGAGTTTTTTCGGGTGTGCCTGTGATAATTCATGAACAAAATAGTGTTCCGGGTTTATCTAATCGTTTGATGTCTCGTTTAGCAAAGAGGGTATGTCTATCTCTTCCTCAAGCTAAGGTTTATTTTAATGAAAAAAAATGCGTAGTTACGGGAAATCCCGTGCGTTCTGATATTTCAGGTTTATTTCATATAGATCGCAGTAATCCGCAAAGACGCTTGTTAGTATTGGGCGGAAGCCAAGGGGCAAGAGCTATTAATCTGGCACTTGTCAAAGCTTTGCCTGATTTAATAGCCACAGAGGTTAAAATAGTTCATCAAGCGGGAGCGAGCGGTTTGGAAGAAACCAAACAAGCTTGTCTTAAACTTGGCTTACCATTGAGTGAGCTAGAAGAAAGCGGAAAGTATCATTTAACCGCTTTTATTGATAACATGGGTTCCTATTATGAAAACAGTGATTTAGTTTTAAGTAGGGCGGGAGCAACCAGTATAGCCGAGCTTTGTGCGGCGGCTTTACCTTCTGTGCTTGTTCCTTTTCCTTTTGCCACACACGACCATCAAACTGCCAATGCCAAGGCACTGTCGGATAATAACGCCGCTATTTTGTTGACACAAAAAGAATTGGAAGCAAACGACTTTGATTTGGCAAAATTTGTTTGTGTGTTGTTAAACAACCCTGCCAGATTGGCTGTTATGTCTGACTCTGTGAGACTTTGTGCCAAGCCTGATGCGGCTCGTATTTTAGTCGACGAGTTACTAAAATTGGCATAA